A genome region from Populus alba chromosome 3, ASM523922v2, whole genome shotgun sequence includes the following:
- the LOC118028637 gene encoding uncharacterized protein, translated as MDDQVDPSSPSRTKLKFKPKLPRRQRRTSVLKTEEINDDRRSNEDEEAAQAQMLIHKFNENLRRQVPKEKKPQVQVAFGPGAPSPPLSIRKYNVPVHENTGSSWSGTEDTRDDDGKIFVPPSAASVDGAINPLSLKGKRRYKEPWDYRHIYYPNTLPLRPPYSGDPKLLDEAEFGEEARNLEYDETAINPASDLGLLEECDNERLFFFQVPEKLPFLKRSASAKGKERADMSMPSESKSAPRKTSFEELPKGYMGKMLVYRSGAIKLKLGDALYDVSPGSECTFAQDVMAINTAGKDCCAIGELGKRAVVTPDIEFNLNSVINLD; from the exons ATGGACGATCAAGTAGATCCATCTTCTCCTTCTCGCACAAAG CTTAAGTTCAAGCCTAAACTTCCGCGTAGACAGAGAAGAACCTCCGTCCTGAAAAC TGAAGAGATAAACGATGACAGGAGGAGTAACGAGGATGAAGAAGCTGCCCAGGCTCAGATGCTCATCCACAAATTCAAT GAAAATCTCAGAAGACAAGTCCCTAAAGAAAAGAAAC CTCAAGTGCAAGTTGCTTTCGGGCCAGGTGCCCCATCACCACCTCTTTCGATAAGGAAATATAATGTTCCTGTGCATGAGAACACTGGTAGCAGCTGGTCAGGGACGGAAGATACCAGGGATGATGATGGGAAAATTTTTGTGCCTCCTTCAGCTGCCAGTGTAGATGGGGCTATCAATCCGTTATCCCTGAAAGGGAAGAGACGATATAAAGAACCTTGG GATTACCGCCATATCTATTATCCAAATACTCTTCCTTTGAGGCCGCCTTACTCTGGCGACCCTA aGCTTCTTGACGAGGCTGAGTTTGGGGAGGAAGCAAGGAACTTGGAGTATGATGAGACTGCTATTAATCCTGCTTCTGATCTTGGGCTGTTG GAGGAGTGTGACAATGAAAGGttatttttcttccaagttCCTGAGAAGCTGCCCTTTTTGAAGCGATCAGCAAGTGCAAAGGGAAAGGAGAGAGCTGATATGTCAATGCCATCAGAAAGCAAGAGTGCTCCTAGGAAGACCAGTTTTGAAGAATTGCCAAAGGGATATATGGGCAAAATGCTGGTTTACAGGAGTGGAGCGATCAAGCTTAAGCTTGGCGATGCACTATATGAT GTTTCACCTGGCTCAGAGTGTACATTTGCTCAAGATGTTATGGCGATTAACACTGCAGGTAAAGATTGCTGCGCTATTGGAGAGCTTGGGAAACGTGCTGTTGTAACTCCTGATATTGAATTTAACTTGAACTCTGTGATCAACTTGGACTAG
- the LOC118028636 gene encoding uncharacterized protein, which translates to MLGRGTGMGGGSGGGSVLRVFGRAVARAGVTNLQEPISTTNSSSPNTSTTTTVTSPRGTRKVISPNNLTLSSSGSAPSLPIAANSGGPGPTSWSPFSVPQCDDYDWVSVDDGSEEERPVGFDDDFVLGPVPSIDEVHEAVTALTHVFDAPSHSQLIRDKFSCTVDKDLAYQISDPTLLNRVSSVGSELDWKEPSPVPCDPRALLSYGSQRVHEAFRLLQTEPSVQKMVVSLSSDKAVWDAVLNNAVVRELRETYYADENTDPPASESSDETGEESNRALNFVKWIFDNTRARAMEVFETITKLVNEFFKPPAGEKTSAGTKDPFEDKLRISFLLSIMVLLIVVVTRAQKA; encoded by the exons ATGCTCGGTAGAGGCACAGGCATGGGCGGTGGAAGCGGAGGAGGCAGCGTGTTAAGGGTCTTTGGTCGTGCTGTTGCTAGGGCTGGTGTTACCAATCTTCAGGAACCCATCTCTACTACCAACTCATCATCTCCTAACACTAGTACCACTACTACTGTTACTTCACCCAGGGGAACCCGAAAGGTAATCTCCCCTAATAATTTGACTCTCTCTTCTTCTGGCTCTGCTCCCAGTCTTCCAATAGCCGCTAATTCTGGTGGACCCGGTCCCACTTCCTGGTCTCCCTTTTCTGTCCCCCAATGTGATGATTACGACTGGGTTTCTGTTGATGACGGGAGTGAAGAGGAGAGGCCTGTTGGGTttgatgatgattttgttttgggTCCTGTTCCTTCCATTGACGAAGTTCATGAAGCCGTCACTGCCCTTACCCA TGTATTTGATGCCCCCTCGCATTCCCAACTCATTAGAGATAAATTTTCATGCACTGTGGACAAGGATTTAGCTTATCAAATTTCAGACCCAACCTTGCTGAACCGAGTTTCTTCAGTTGGGTCAGAGTTAGATTGGAAGGAGCCTTCTCCTGTTCCGTGTGATCCAAGAGCACTGCTCTCTTATGGATCTCAGAGAGTTCATGAAGCTTTCCGTTTGTTGCAGACAGAGCCTTCTGTTCAG AAAATGGTTGTCTCATTATCTTCTGATAAAGCTGTTTGGGATGCTGTTTTGAATAATGCTGTCGTTCGGGAGCTGCGGGAAACCTACTATGCAG ATGAAAACACTGATCCACCAGCTTCTGAGAGCTCGGACGAGACTGGCGAAGAATCCAATCGAGCTTTGAATTTTGTCAAGTGGATATTTGATAACACAAGAGCGAGAGCCATGGAAGTATTTGAGACAATAACAAAACTGGTGAACGAGTTTTTTAAGCCACCAGCTGGTGAGAAGACGTCTGCAGGCACCAAGGATCCATTTGAGGACAAGCTGAGAATCTCATTCCTGCTCTCCATAATGGTTCTGCTGATTGTGGTTGTGACTCGAGCCCAGAAGGCGTGA
- the LOC118028634 gene encoding uncharacterized protein isoform X2: MQIWGESIPLCGGYCALIRSLVVRLVFLPLKESSHATFSRSASAECFSSHDGTRSNKRLYSLHYSSNTSRILLHFLLPSAYLQVGQFCCFLV; the protein is encoded by the exons ATGCAGATTTGGGGAGAATCTATTCCTCTATGTGGTGGATATTGTGCGCTAATTA GGAGCTTAGTTGTGAGATTGGTGTTTCTTCCACTCAAGGAAAGTTCACATGCTACATTCTCCAGGTCTGCATCAG CTGAATGCTTCTCCTCTCATGACGGGACAAGATCCAACAAAA GGTTATATTCTCTGCATTACTCATCAAATACTTCCAG GATTCTTCTGCATTTTCTTTTACCATCTGCTTACCTTCAGGTTGGACAGTTCTGTTGTTTTCTGGTGTAA
- the LOC118028634 gene encoding uncharacterized protein isoform X3: protein MQIWGESIPLCGGYCALIRSLVVRLVFLPLKESSHATFSRSASAECFSSHDGTRSNKRLYSLHYSSNTSRILLHFLLPSAYLQAL from the exons ATGCAGATTTGGGGAGAATCTATTCCTCTATGTGGTGGATATTGTGCGCTAATTA GGAGCTTAGTTGTGAGATTGGTGTTTCTTCCACTCAAGGAAAGTTCACATGCTACATTCTCCAGGTCTGCATCAG CTGAATGCTTCTCCTCTCATGACGGGACAAGATCCAACAAAA GGTTATATTCTCTGCATTACTCATCAAATACTTCCAG GATTCTTCTGCATTTTCTTTTACCATCTGCTTACCTTCAG GCTTTATAG
- the LOC118028634 gene encoding uncharacterized protein isoform X1, whose translation MQIWGESIPLCGGYCALIRSLVVRLVFLPLKESSHATFSRSASGFFCIFFYHLLTFRLDSSVVFWCNYSQFPRNCFWTTKISGQHLKSPSLSAEVVSAYHLSSCFIAAFVESKPEPNE comes from the exons ATGCAGATTTGGGGAGAATCTATTCCTCTATGTGGTGGATATTGTGCGCTAATTA GGAGCTTAGTTGTGAGATTGGTGTTTCTTCCACTCAAGGAAAGTTCACATGCTACATTCTCCAGGTCTGCATCAG GATTCTTCTGCATTTTCTTTTACCATCTGCTTACCTTCAGGTTGGACAGTTCTGTTGTTTTCTGGTGTAATTACTCTCAATTTCCGAGAAATTGTTTCTGGACCACAAAAATTTCTGGCCAGCATTTAAAATCCCCTTCTCTATCGGCTGAAGTTGTTTCTGCATATCATCTTTCATCAT GCTTTATAGCTGCATTTGTTGAATCTAAGCCAGAGCCAAACGAGTGA